Within Vicia villosa cultivar HV-30 ecotype Madison, WI linkage group LG1, Vvil1.0, whole genome shotgun sequence, the genomic segment tatatatttaatttttaaataacaaaaaattttAAGAGTCGTGcgcttatttttattgaaaaaatttaaaaaggttGATGCTGGGATTCTATGTTTGTCACTCAATTTCTATTATCATAGTTAGATTTAAAAAACGTGATGAAATGTttcttcataaaataaaaaaaaaataatgcgcgtaaaaaataaaatattactatgtTATATAAATGGTTGTGGTAATACATCTTCACCGTAGGTATGTTTTCTAGTAATATCAACTGCCAACATGACTCCGGTTCTCTAGAACATCAAAGGCCACAACGAATAACAACATTAAATAAACGAAAAATCATTATACAaatgatttttatcatttaattttagaAGACAAAATGAAAAAGTTTTTATTTCAACATCTATATGAGAAAGATAAGTCATTATTGAAAGTGGTCTTatacatttcattttttttttaaaagcaagaGATATATTAGATCAAAAGGGTTCGAGATTACATCTCACAAAAGGGccgaaaaagaaaattacaaaccgaTTGGAACCTAGCataagtaaaacaatgggttattgctaaactcataaaagttataattggaatgagtaattttACCTATGAACGACCATCTCCATACGAGCGCTTTACAACTCCAAACCACATCCCTCGAATTCCAGGTACCCTCGTTAAAGACAATGTCGTTCCTTCGTAACCAAAGATTCCACAATGTAGCTAACCAAACCGTACCTGTCTTATACACTTCATGTATatgtaattatttattaatatgaaaattaataataaatatgtggTAAacactatttattttataatttcaagcTACTATTAATTCGCATAGTTCAAGCATtgtatttatttaaaaagaaatatattaagACAAAACAAAAATGTAGTTGAAATATAGCAAGAAAATTTAACTGAAACATAGTAGAAAAGCATGGTCTTTATTTTATAAGAAATTACACGTAGCTGCTAGTAAACAGGGTCATTATTTAGaaatattagttaattattaCAAGCTGCTGGTAAGTAAGCATAGCCTGTACTGTAATAATATTATTCATTCATATGTCTGAGACACTGCTCATAGTTGTTTCCAAGTCTGATGCGAATGACCATGAATGAATGTTGTGTGCTACACCAGTTTTTGAAGTAGCAGAAAAACCAATCCTAACAATGTTGGGAAGCACAGTTTTCAAATCAACCGCTTGTGCAATGCTAGTGTATTCTCCATTCTCGTAAGTGACAAGAGCACTCAACTCGTTAGAAGGAGAGTCATATGTTATAGTTACTTTTGTCAATGAATCACTCACCCAATTCCATTTCTCAGTTTTGAGCGAAATTAAAGAGTTGACATCGATTCCAATATGTCTCATATAGGGATCAAAATAATTGGGATAAAGGTCAAACTCTAAACCAACAAATCGATTTATTGCATTTTTACCATCAACTACTCCTAGATATCTACTGTCTGAGTTATTGGGAATCACGGTGTCCAGGGGTGCAATGAAAAAGATCAGTCCATCAGTTGGACAATGTTGTTCCTCCGGGGATTCTACAACGAACGAAAAGGAAGTGTTAAAGCTGGCAACTTGGCCAGTAGTATCGTTCCAAAGGGTCACAGGTGTTTTATATAAGGCACGTCCTGTGGTTGTAGCTGGAGGTGTTCTGTTGGTGAGTGCCACAAAACCACCGTCTACAAAATGGGCGTCCCCTTGAATGATTAATTCTGGATTACCATTGGTGAGTTTGTTGAAATTGAAGGAAAGTGGTTGAGCTGAGTTTATATTTGTGGCCAACAGGAAAAAGAAAACAAGAGAGAATAGTCTGTGAGTTGGAAGGTTTGTGAGATGAAAAGCCATGGTGAGTAGTGTGAAgttatgaatgaagataataggaAGGTTTCTCACACATATATAATGTCATGGTAGGTATTGTCAAGCCCGCCATCCATTATTATAATAAACATGAAAAATATTACTTGAATCATTTAACATGCTTTATATTTTTTGTGCCACGATTCGATTGGAACCCATATATATTATATTGTACATTTAATTTGGATTATTCTTTCACCTCTTCCGTCTTTTTGGTGCTACGATCAGCTCTTACTTTATgctctaatatatatatttttgtttatccTATAATTTAATCTTGTTTCATGTTTGATTGTGTCTAATTTGCTTTATttgtgtgagtttgaagatgtgGGACTTAAATCATCAATCTATGACACAAGTGTTTGAACTTGTCACTATTGACTAgcttaatcaaaatatttaatggtatatttttaatattatatattaatatattaaaattaatatttacttATTCAGTGTTTCACTTtaaatttttttcgtattttattaatttttgttatattgaaTATTTGGGTATTATTTAGAGCAATTTTAAACTCATATTCTATTTAAAAAGAGGTTATTATCTTTAAAAAACAACATATTGCATAAAAATATATCATACTTAaagtaataaatttatatattactATACATCATCACTTATTAATGAGTGAATATTAACGAGTCTACATTTATTAggtgaataaaatatattaaacattATACTAAAACTCATTATTAACAACTCTTTCACGAAACTCATTTTTCAATCAACTTGCGGTGAACTTCATCGCATGCATTTGGCGTTGCTTCAGGCAATGGTGATTTCGGGTTTCAACGAA encodes:
- the LOC131614037 gene encoding non-seed lectin-like, which gives rise to MAFHLTNLPTHRLFSLVFFFLLATNINSAQPLSFNFNKLTNGNPELIIQGDAHFVDGGFVALTNRTPPATTTGRALYKTPVTLWNDTTGQVASFNTSFSFVVESPEEQHCPTDGLIFFIAPLDTVIPNNSDSRYLGVVDGKNAINRFVGLEFDLYPNYFDPYMRHIGIDVNSLISLKTEKWNWVSDSLTKVTITYDSPSNELSALVTYENGEYTSIAQAVDLKTVLPNIVRIGFSATSKTGVAHNIHSWSFASDLETTMSSVSDI